In the Channa argus isolate prfri chromosome 6, Channa argus male v1.0, whole genome shotgun sequence genome, aaataaatgcagCTATAGGTTGTTGCATGTTTTACTGGGTATATTACTGAATCTGCCTGGTTTGCcatgtgcatttgtgtcaaTGTGTCAGCTTGTGGGTAGTGTTGATATATGAACTGCTGCATGCACATTTTTGCTCTATTTGCAGCTGCCTTGGTGCTAAGAGCCTTTCTATTTTAACAACAGTGTCAAAGTGTGCAAGTGAACCCCCCACCAGCTGCTAAAAGATGGGTTGTTTgcataaattacaataattgtTTCTCAgactttataaatgtaaatgtctgtataacatttaaaaatatttttgtctgtgCCTTCAAGGGTTTTGACTACTTTCCAGTAGTAGTCACAGTTTTTAGGCTAAAGGTCAGCGTGATACGTAGTGTGGAAACCAGATTGAGGCATAGGCCACAGATGGGTTATTTGGTAGATGTGAAATGTACACACAGTAGGTTGATGTGAAGTTCTACTTTAATACTTCTTCAGCCAACAAACGCCAAGTTCATAGAGCAACAgctacttaattttatttttatttttatttttcatttttagatctATTGAAAGTGCTGGTTGAAAGTTATGTCATCACTATAATAGTAAATGTGATCTTTTAAACTGCATATACTGCAAGGCTCTTTTATTATGTTGGTAATTTATCCTCTGCCCTTTTCTTTTGATATATTAGTGGTTCAGCAGTTTAATGGCCATTTGTCCTGCAGTCATTTCCACTTGCTTTAGAGTCtcttccatttttttataaaaatttaaacaagcTCAACCACTTTGCCTGTGACATTTCAACTTACCTCTGTTGCTGAATGGTTAGAGCTGACAAGCCCTTGATCAGATCTCATGCTGTTAAGTTCCTCCATCTTTTTTGATCACATTTGTTTATGACTACAGACACTCTGAAGGGCAAATGGCTGCTCTTCAGCACATGTATagacatgaaaacaacaaaatatttttttactgcagctATAGTTTTGCTCTATGTTGTTGTGTGATGTTTTACAATGTGTTAATATATTGTCTTTATCTTTAAGGACAAGTCTGCATTCACTATATTGTATAGTCTAATGCACTAATGCATTCAGTTTCAATCTTCATATACTATATATGGCCTACAGGACAAATGGTTGCTTCACTCTGTGCTGATGCTGGTCCAGTCATGGATTGAGCCCCTGGTGTACTTGCAAACCACACTTGATCGCTATGACAATGCTCCTGACATGCTTCTTAACAAAACCAAGTGGGTGTCTGACAAACTGATCAGTCTGGAGCAAGGGGTGGTGGTTCTTATCAAAAAGGTTGGtcaattcattttattattaacatgtaagagtccttcttctttttcttcttaaacATGATTAGGTGgtaaatatgtgtgtttccaaATGTTGCTGTGCAGATGTTGGACGAGGGAATGATGCCCACAAACTACAGTGAACAAGGCCAACTGCAGTATGATGTGCAGCCTGAGATGATGGAATCTATTTTGAAAGACTATACCATACTCAGCTGCTTTAAGAAAGATGCCCATAagatggagacttttctcaagctTCTCAAGTGTCGACAAACTGATCCAAACAACTGTGCATAAAGCAGAAAGTGTATCTTTTAAATAATGCACTGCTTAGCTTAAAATGAACTCTTAAGCTTCACAGCCATGCACTTATAGATATGACCATGCTGTAGGCGATTTCACCTCGTTTACAATGCAGTATATTCTTTATTGATTGTCTTAGCACACCTTCACACAAAACTAGGTAGGTGTAATGCTGTGCCCTTTcctcaacactgcattttttatttcccaGCTCAGTTGTTATTTTAACCTGGCAAAGGCAACAGAGGGCAAACTCCCAAAAGATTATTTGCGTGTCGAGCTGTCAAAAAAATCTGCATATCCTGGCATTGATTtccattttctttgttcttaaGTGGAGTTTGTATTCCTCGCTGGCTCCTGCAGTCTTCTGATTATTCCCACGGCCCCTAGAGTATTCAGTGAGACTTCCTTTTTAAATAGAGTTGGTTTCACTTCTGCATTAGtgaaatgaaacactttcaCTAGAGATGGGAGTCAAACAGAGAGCAATCActacttagaaaaaaaaagacacatttttattggcaaaaaagtgtgagagagacaaaaagggAGAGCAAATAACAGCTAAAATGAGAAGCAAGACTCATCTGGAGTTTTGCGTTAGACACAAGTTCCAATTTGTTGGGTGCATACCAAAGAATAATGAATGgatataatgttttaaaactgtttttaatgatattgtttatatctttattttaaaatatggggaatataaaatacattgtttaatTATTGGATAAATGAGCCCTTTTGTTATGTGATGTTAAATAGAAATGATCTGTGATCCCTACTGATCTGTGAAACACCAACTGCTGTTGATTCAAGATGCTAATAAAGCAAGTTTTAAAAGATAAACATACATATAttcctttatattttaaataagtgattttttttttcaatttgtcatTCTCAACATAGGATCTCTACAAGGTCAAGATTAAATCAAGTGCTAACTTTAATGTCTATCTTACCCTTTACACCCCTAAACACAAGAGGGCAGTGTTGCTCTGTTAAGAA is a window encoding:
- the smtla gene encoding somatolactin alpha, which gives rise to MMAAMQWGIWAFLLWPCLFTVCIPLDCKEEQGSLSRCPSITQEKLLDRVIQHAELIYRVSEESCSLFEEMFVPFPMRLQRNQAGYACITKTLHIPTSKSEIQQISDKWLLHSVLMLVQSWIEPLVYLQTTLDRYDNAPDMLLNKTKWVSDKLISLEQGVVVLIKKMLDEGMMPTNYSEQGQLQYDVQPEMMESILKDYTILSCFKKDAHKMETFLKLLKCRQTDPNNCA